In one Rattus rattus isolate New Zealand chromosome 16, Rrattus_CSIRO_v1, whole genome shotgun sequence genomic region, the following are encoded:
- the Cpsf4 gene encoding cleavage and polyadenylation specificity factor subunit 4 isoform X3: MQEIIASVDHIKFDLEIAVEQQLGAQPLPFPGMDKSGAAVCEFFLKAACGKGGMCPFRHISGEKTVVCKHWLRGLCKKGDQCEFLHEYDMTKMPECYFYSKFGECSNKECPFLHIDPESKIKDCPWYDRGFCKHGPLCRHRHTRRVICVNYLVGFCPEGPSCKFMHPRFELPMGTTEQPPLPQQTQPPTKRAPQVIGVMQSQNSSAGNRGPRPLEQVTCYKCGEKGHYANRCTKGHLAFLSGQ, translated from the exons atgcAGGAAATAATCGCCAGCGTGGATCACATCAAGTTCGACTTGGAAATCGCCGTGGAGCAGCAGCTCGGGGCGCAGCCGCTGCCCTTCCCCGGCATGGATA AGTCGGGGGCTGCTGTCTGTGAATTCTTTTTGAAAGCGGCCTGTGGCAAAG GGGGCATGTGCCCATTCCGCCACATTAGTGGTGAGAAGACAGTTGTGTGCAAACACTGGCTGAGAGGACTGTGCAAGAAAGGGGACCAGTGTGAGTTCTTGCACGAATACGACATGACCAAGATGCCAGAGTGCTACTTTTACTCCAAGTTCG GGGAATGCAGCAACAAGGAGTGCCCCTTCCTGCACATCGACCCTGAATCCAAGATCAAGGACTGCCCTTGGTATGACCGTGGCTTCTGTAAGCATG GTCCCCTTTGCAGGCATCGGCACACCCGGAGAGTCATTTGTGTGAACTACCTTGTTGGATTCTGCCCTGAGGGACCATCATGTAAATTCATGCA CCCTCGATTTGAACTGCCCATGGGAACCACTGAGCAACCCCCACTACCACAGCAGACACAGCCTCCAACAAAG AGAGCCCCGCAGGTCATTGGGGTCATGCAGAGTCAAAACAGCAGTGCAGGCAACCGGGGACCCCGACCGCTGGAGCAAGTCACTTGCTACAAG TGTGGTGAAAAAGGACACTACGCCAACAGATGCACCAAAGGGCACTTGGCCTTTCTCAGTGGACAGTGA
- the Cpsf4 gene encoding cleavage and polyadenylation specificity factor subunit 4 isoform X2 — protein sequence MQEIIASVDHIKFDLEIAVEQQLGAQPLPFPGMDKSGAAVCEFFLKAACGKGGMCPFRHISGEKTVVCKHWLRGLCKKGDQCEFLHEYDMTKMPECYFYSKFGECSNKECPFLHIDPESKIKDCPWYDRGFCKHGPLCRHRHTRRVICVNYLVGFCPEGPSCKFMHPRFELPMGTTEQPPLPQQTQPPTKQRAPQVIGVMQSQNSSAGNRGPRPLEQVTCYKCGEKGHYANRCTKGHLAFLSGQ from the exons atgcAGGAAATAATCGCCAGCGTGGATCACATCAAGTTCGACTTGGAAATCGCCGTGGAGCAGCAGCTCGGGGCGCAGCCGCTGCCCTTCCCCGGCATGGATA AGTCGGGGGCTGCTGTCTGTGAATTCTTTTTGAAAGCGGCCTGTGGCAAAG GGGGCATGTGCCCATTCCGCCACATTAGTGGTGAGAAGACAGTTGTGTGCAAACACTGGCTGAGAGGACTGTGCAAGAAAGGGGACCAGTGTGAGTTCTTGCACGAATACGACATGACCAAGATGCCAGAGTGCTACTTTTACTCCAAGTTCG GGGAATGCAGCAACAAGGAGTGCCCCTTCCTGCACATCGACCCTGAATCCAAGATCAAGGACTGCCCTTGGTATGACCGTGGCTTCTGTAAGCATG GTCCCCTTTGCAGGCATCGGCACACCCGGAGAGTCATTTGTGTGAACTACCTTGTTGGATTCTGCCCTGAGGGACCATCATGTAAATTCATGCA CCCTCGATTTGAACTGCCCATGGGAACCACTGAGCAACCCCCACTACCACAGCAGACACAGCCTCCAACAAAG CAGAGAGCCCCGCAGGTCATTGGGGTCATGCAGAGTCAAAACAGCAGTGCAGGCAACCGGGGACCCCGACCGCTGGAGCAAGTCACTTGCTACAAG TGTGGTGAAAAAGGACACTACGCCAACAGATGCACCAAAGGGCACTTGGCCTTTCTCAGTGGACAGTGA
- the Cpsf4 gene encoding cleavage and polyadenylation specificity factor subunit 4 isoform X1 — MQEIIASVDHIKFDLEIAVEQQLGAQPLPFPGMDKSGAAVCEFFLKAACGKGGMCPFRHISGEKTVVCKHWLRGLCKKGDQCEFLHEYDMTKMPECYFYSKFGECSNKECPFLHIDPESKIKDCPWYDRGFCKHGPLCRHRHTRRVICVNYLVGFCPEGPSCKFMHPRFELPMGTTEQPPLPQQTQPPTKQSNNPPLQRSSSLIQLTSQNSSPNQQRAPQVIGVMQSQNSSAGNRGPRPLEQVTCYKCGEKGHYANRCTKGHLAFLSGQ, encoded by the exons atgcAGGAAATAATCGCCAGCGTGGATCACATCAAGTTCGACTTGGAAATCGCCGTGGAGCAGCAGCTCGGGGCGCAGCCGCTGCCCTTCCCCGGCATGGATA AGTCGGGGGCTGCTGTCTGTGAATTCTTTTTGAAAGCGGCCTGTGGCAAAG GGGGCATGTGCCCATTCCGCCACATTAGTGGTGAGAAGACAGTTGTGTGCAAACACTGGCTGAGAGGACTGTGCAAGAAAGGGGACCAGTGTGAGTTCTTGCACGAATACGACATGACCAAGATGCCAGAGTGCTACTTTTACTCCAAGTTCG GGGAATGCAGCAACAAGGAGTGCCCCTTCCTGCACATCGACCCTGAATCCAAGATCAAGGACTGCCCTTGGTATGACCGTGGCTTCTGTAAGCATG GTCCCCTTTGCAGGCATCGGCACACCCGGAGAGTCATTTGTGTGAACTACCTTGTTGGATTCTGCCCTGAGGGACCATCATGTAAATTCATGCA CCCTCGATTTGAACTGCCCATGGGAACCACTGAGCAACCCCCACTACCACAGCAGACACAGCCTCCAACAAAG CAAAGTAACAATCCGCCATTACAAAGGTCGTCCTCCTTGATCCAGTTAACGAGTCAGAACTCTTCTCCCAATCAGCAGAGAGCCCCGCAGGTCATTGGGGTCATGCAGAGTCAAAACAGCAGTGCAGGCAACCGGGGACCCCGACCGCTGGAGCAAGTCACTTGCTACAAG TGTGGTGAAAAAGGACACTACGCCAACAGATGCACCAAAGGGCACTTGGCCTTTCTCAGTGGACAGTGA
- the Cpsf4 gene encoding cleavage and polyadenylation specificity factor subunit 4 isoform X4, which yields MQEIIASVDHIKFDLEIAVEQQLGAQPLPFPGMDKSGAAVCEFFLKAACGKGGMCPFRHISGEKTVVCKHWLRGLCKKGDQCEFLHEYDMTKMPECYFYSKFGECSNKECPFLHIDPESKIKDCPWYDRGFCKHGPLCRHRHTRRVICVNYLVGFCPEGPSCKFMHPRFELPMGTTEQPPLPQQTQPPTKRRALSAPRLQASMSGSNCFSVTVARRVGC from the exons atgcAGGAAATAATCGCCAGCGTGGATCACATCAAGTTCGACTTGGAAATCGCCGTGGAGCAGCAGCTCGGGGCGCAGCCGCTGCCCTTCCCCGGCATGGATA AGTCGGGGGCTGCTGTCTGTGAATTCTTTTTGAAAGCGGCCTGTGGCAAAG GGGGCATGTGCCCATTCCGCCACATTAGTGGTGAGAAGACAGTTGTGTGCAAACACTGGCTGAGAGGACTGTGCAAGAAAGGGGACCAGTGTGAGTTCTTGCACGAATACGACATGACCAAGATGCCAGAGTGCTACTTTTACTCCAAGTTCG GGGAATGCAGCAACAAGGAGTGCCCCTTCCTGCACATCGACCCTGAATCCAAGATCAAGGACTGCCCTTGGTATGACCGTGGCTTCTGTAAGCATG GTCCCCTTTGCAGGCATCGGCACACCCGGAGAGTCATTTGTGTGAACTACCTTGTTGGATTCTGCCCTGAGGGACCATCATGTAAATTCATGCA CCCTCGATTTGAACTGCCCATGGGAACCACTGAGCAACCCCCACTACCACAGCAGACACAGCCTCCAACAAAG AGGAGGGCCCTCTCAGCCCCTAGACTGCAGGCCAGCATGTCAGGCTCCaactgtttttctgtgactgttgCTCGCCGTGTAGGCTGCTAA